The nucleotide window GCAATGAGCTTAATGTTGCCTAAGGTGCCCCCGTTATTGGAAAAGTAGCGCAAGCCAATGGCGCCTTCATTGCCTTGACCGACGTTAAAGCTCATGTTGCGCAGGGGGCTATGGAAGCCGAAGCCAGGTGAGGTGGCCATGGCAAAAATGGCTTTTGGGTTTTCGGGATCTTGGAAGTCAGGATGATGGTCGGCTAGTTTCCAGATCACGCCGTCGCGGCTTTCTCCGATGTAGGCGGTGCGACTGTTGTCTTGGACAAAGATGGCGGCGGAGGCGTTGTCGGCCACTGGGGCACTGATGTCGTATTGGCCGTTGGGAAAGTAAATGGTGCGGCGCAAGTCGCCGTCATTTTCATCGATGGCTTTCTGGATGGCGGCGGTGTCGTCTTCACCATCGTTGGGAAGGGCGCCGTAGGTCGTGACATCAATTACCCCGGCATCCTCCGGGAAAGTCATTGTTTCCCCACTTAGTTCAGATTTTGTTGAGGAAATCACTGGGTCGTTATTCAGGCTAGTAACCCAATCAACAGCAATCGTCAAAATTGCAAATAATGGCAATAAAGCCAATACTTTCCATTTATTTAAACTAAAACGAACCATTGTTCTATACTCTACCTTGAAATTAAACCTAGTCAAATCAAACGGCTATGTACCCAACTATTCAGTAGTAGCCTTTCGCTTTGATCATAACCTAATTAAAGCTTTATTAAAAATTGATTGATATTAAAACAGTTAAGAATTATTATAAAAGTTTCTATTGCCTAATTTATTGATTTATTGAAAAATCAACTTGCTTTATTTGTTCATTCAATTAGTAATTTTAATCACACCTAAAAACAATTTATTTAAGTATATAGTGTTGTTTATTACTCACTTCTTTTCTAATCCCCTAATTAAGGAAGCAATGTGTATAAAGTAAAACTTTAGAAAGCAAGCACAATCTAACATAACTCTCCTCACAGATATGACACAGACAATATATTTTCTTGACAAGTATTATAAGATTAAACTGATAAAAAAAACAAATATGAATCCTAAACAAGAGAAAACTTTATTTTTTCGAGGCTTTTATGTAGAGGTAGTATCCAGGCTAACCTACTACTTTACAAAAACACTTAAAAATCCTAATTGGTTTTTAATGTCTGTTCTTGGTAGATTTCCATTATTCCGATTTATAGCAGTTGCTTTAGCCAAAAGTCCTAATTTTGATCAATATCAGTCAAAAGCTCAATTTTCATCGGAGTTTAATAGCCTTAATCCTAAACAAGCAGCTGAGATTTTGAAGAAAGAAGGTTTATATCAAGGAATTTATCTACCCGATATTCTGCTCAAAGAAATCTTAGATTTTGCACATTCAACCCCCTGCTATGGCAATCTCGATCCGAAGTTGGGCTTCTTATATTCTGAAAAAGAAAAGTACGACAACAAGTCTGATCCTTTTCTCACTGCTCAATATTTCAATACAAAAGAACTTTGTCCGGCAATTCAAACTCTGGCAAACGATCCAAAACTGCTAGAGATTGCTGCCCGCTACCTTGGTGCTGAACCAGTTTGTACAGGCAGTCGGCTTTGGTGGAATTTTGTTGTTGATGAAGCAATACCGTACGATCCGAATAAGACGATTACTTTCTTCCACTACGATCTGGATGATTATGCGTGCCTGAGATTCTTTTTTTATTTAACAGATGTTGGTAAAGAAGGAGGGACTCATGTTGTTGTACCAGGTAGTCATCTTAAAAAGAATCTTTCCCATATTCTCATACCAGTGAAGCGACGAACCGATCAGCAAATTTTTACTTATTACGGTTCGGAAAATGTAATTAGGCTTTCTGGTAAAGCTGGATTTGGCTTTGCGGAAGATACATTTTGCTATCATAAAGCTACCCGCCCTCGTGATAAAGATAGGCTAATGTTACAGATTCAATTTGCTGTTTCTGATTATGGAGTACACAACGATATAATCGATCCATTTTTTCTAGAAAAATTAGAGTAAATAATCTACTAAAAGATCCCTGTAATTTCCATGGCTATTTATTTAATTTTCTCAATGAATGTATTAAAAATTTGCTCTATTTTTCCCAATTAATTATCCTAGAGGTTATTTATTGATTGGATTTTTTTACTATAAGTCAATATTCTTGTTATGGAGAAGATTACTCATAAACTCGCTCAACTTTTTAATCCTCAATGTCAAAGTACCTCTTTTTTAGACACTAACCAAGATGTATTTTCTGCTTTTCCCCTTACCATTGTTGTTCAACCTTGGTTAGGACGACACCAAGTCTATGGCGTTTTTATCTTACCGAATGAACATCAGCTCAATTATCCCATTCTATTAACTGTCAAACAGGCTGGTCAGTATCGGAAAGAAGCCTATATGGTTAAGGTCAATGTTGATCGGGACTATCCGGTTCCGTCTGACCACTATGTCTTGAGAGTGCATCTTAGGACTCGCGTCGCTGTTTTCATGCTTGTGCGAGGGTTATCCTCTGAACTACGAAACGCCTTAAACTGGAAGATTTCCTATACTCTGAAAAACTGTTCCCAAAGAACCTATCAAGATTTGCCTAGTGGAAAATAGAGCGAATTAAAGGGTAGTGATGGGCATAGATAGCTTCTCCGATGAGCTAAAACTAACTTTGTACCAACTTACCGAAGTTTGAAGGTCAAAATAAATTGGGTAACTAACTGGAAGGGACAATGATATAGCCTGTATCGCGATCGCCGAGAACTTGATTGCGTTCTTCTCCCCAATACCACCAATATGCACCAATGTAAGCACAAATTAAGCTGTCGAGTTGGTCCTCAATTGCTTTGAGGGCAACCCCGGTTAAGGGAGCCAAAGGCGCAGCGATCGCGCTTGAGAAACCATCTAAGCTCAGTGACGGAGTCAGTTGCGGTAAAACTTCCTGGATATATTGCTGTAGCTTGGTCAGTTCGGCTTTTCGTTCTGCCAGCTTTCCTTTTTTATATTTCAAAATCCGTTTTAACTGAAATAGTTGTACCATGGCAGCATGAGGATACACCTCAATTTGATAGCGTCCTGGTTGTTGTGGGTTGATCTCAGGAGCATGGAGAAAGCCGCGTTCTTCTAAACTTAAACCAAAAGCAACGGTTCGTTGTGCAAAAGGGCGTTTGCGATTTGCCGGATAGCACCCTGCATGATACCGACCAAAATATTTATGGGTAAGTTTATCGGGAACTCTCATTCCTGTGGCGTTAGGAATTAAAGTCGGTGCATCAACAGCAATTAAAGCCGGTTCGGTGATAGCAAGTAGCGCATCGCACCAAGATAAAATTTCTGTAATCGAAAGCTTAATATCTATAGCAAGTATGCGCAAGTTGTTCCCCTGCCACTCTAAGCAAGAGAGTCCACTAGAGTGTGAGTACCATCCCAAATCGATGCCGATAAATTTCAATTTTTTGCAGGAAAATGTCCATTGTACCGCTAATCTTAACTACAAATTATGCCATGTTTAAGCAGACTCAATACCGTCTCATAAGAAAAATCAGGGAGAGGAGACTTTTCTCCATACTAACCCTGATTAATTGATGCTTTTTAAGCAATTTAAGTATCTTCACTACTCCGAGTTTGGATATAGAGAATGAGTAGAAATACTGTAGGCACCAGGACAAATAAAATACTGGCAACAAATCCGAGTTGATTAACTTCCATTACAGTTAGCTTTTTATCACATAATCTCAAAGGACATTTTTAGGATATCACCATTTGGGGAGGTGACAACAAGGGCTAACGGGCTTGAGGTTTAGTGATGATACTAACATCACCCCCATTGACAATTGTTTGACAAGATAGGCGATAAGTATCGGGTTTCTTCTTCAACTTTTGCTGTTCTGCCGCTGTCCGTTCAGATAAATTTTCCATTCCTTCTGCAACTTCTACAATGCAAGTTCCACATTGACCATATCCTCCGCAATTTAGCATTTTCCCTTTGAATGTATAAATATCAATTTTGTTTTCCAGCGCTTTTTCGCGAAGGTTAATGCCATCAGCGGCTATAACTTGTTTGTCTTCGTGTATGAATTTAATATTAGCCATCTATAAATTGAGTTACGGACTTCTTTAGTTCCCATTGTATTAAGAAAATGTAATAAATTCAGGGAGGGGAACTTAAATCTGCTAAGGCGTATCAAAAAGTCGACCATCAGGAAAGTTGCTCACGGATCGTTGTAAAGCCGCTAAAGAGCGATTGTAATTAATGATTGCTGTTAAAAGATTACCTCTGGCTTGCGTGAGGGCGCTTTGGGCGTTAATGACGTCGGTTTGTGTTCCGACACCAGCTTGGAAGCGTAAACGGGCTAAACGGAGACTTTCTTCTGCTTGTTCCACGGCAATTTCAGCGGTATCAATGTTTTGTTCATTGGCTTGCAAGTTATAGAAGGCTTGCTCGACTTCACGACGAATTTGATTACGAAATTGATCAAATTGATTTTCCGCGATCGCTGCATTTTCTTCCGCTTGTCGAGCGCGGGCGCGAGCTTGTCCCCCATCATAAAGGGTCCATTGCAATTGGGCACCAATGGCTAAGCCATCACCAGCTCCGGTTACACCACCACCACTATCGTCAATAATGTCGCGCACATTATATCGGGTAAACAAGCTGACTTGCGGCCTAATTCCTGCTAGTGCGATTACTTGGTTCTCTTGAGCAATTTCTCTTTGTTCTAGCTGTTGTTCCAGCTCAGCGCGGTTTTGGTAAGCAAGAATAATGCTTTCCTCCATAGACAAATCCCAAGTTCCGGCTACTTCTGGCGGTGTTGCTGCAGTCACTTCAATTTGCTGGCCTAAACCAAGGGTTTCTACTAGCTGGCGTCTGCTAATTCGTCGTTGAGAAATAGCCCGCGTCAAGTTTTGTTCCTCATTGGCTAAATCGACTTCTGCTTGGAGAACATCAAAGCGAGTTCCTAAACCGGCTTGTTCTAACAATTGAGCATCTCGTAAGCTTTGTTCGGCATCAGCGACAGCCGCTCTAGCAATTTCAACTTGGGAGTCAGCCTCCTGAACTGAATAGTAAGCATCGGTCACATCAAAGCGTAATTGTTCTGCCGCTTGCTCAACGGCTAATTCTTGGGTACGCACTTGGGATTCAGCAAGCCGAATTTGAGCTGAGCGTTGTCCACCCGTATAAATATCATAGTTTAATTGCAAGGTGGTATTAAGATCAGTTGTTACCCCATCGCTTGTAGTAGTAAAGTTATTTTCTGCCACACTAGCTCCAATTTCACTAGTCGCTGAAGTACTGCGCTGGAAGTCGGCTTGTAAACTTAAAGTTGGAAATTCTGCACCGAGTGCTTCTTGCAATTGGGCTTGGGCTTGATTGAGGTTAAGACGAGCTTCTCTTAAACTTTGATTATTCTGTCGCGCCAAGTCAACTGCTTGTTCGAGAGTAATGGGAACAACTTCATCTACCCTAACTTCATCAGCATTAGTGGGTAAGCGCAGAGGATTTGAGTTGGGATTGAGTTGTTCGGTCTCTTCTACGGGTTCTAGAGACTCATCGTACTCTTCAATCGGCTGATTCTCATCAATGGGCTGATTTTCCTCAATTTGAGGCAGTTGTTTTTGTTGCTGAAGTAAGTCGCTTGCGAGTTGGAAAGATCTTCCATTTCTTAAATCGACTCCTT belongs to Cyanobacteria bacterium GSL.Bin1 and includes:
- a CDS encoding DUF429 domain-containing protein translates to MKFIGIDLGWYSHSSGLSCLEWQGNNLRILAIDIKLSITEILSWCDALLAITEPALIAVDAPTLIPNATGMRVPDKLTHKYFGRYHAGCYPANRKRPFAQRTVAFGLSLEERGFLHAPEINPQQPGRYQIEVYPHAAMVQLFQLKRILKYKKGKLAERKAELTKLQQYIQEVLPQLTPSLSLDGFSSAIAAPLAPLTGVALKAIEDQLDSLICAYIGAYWWYWGEERNQVLGDRDTGYIIVPSS
- a CDS encoding 2Fe-2S iron-sulfur cluster binding domain-containing protein, whose protein sequence is MANIKFIHEDKQVIAADGINLREKALENKIDIYTFKGKMLNCGGYGQCGTCIVEVAEGMENLSERTAAEQQKLKKKPDTYRLSCQTIVNGGDVSIITKPQAR
- a CDS encoding photosystem II reaction center protein M; this encodes MEVNQLGFVASILFVLVPTVFLLILYIQTRSSEDT
- a CDS encoding TolC family protein, whose protein sequence is MLAFRYLFGVSVGALMGLGIGGTATAQDLASQVDSDAVTESSLDSSTVSEELLDQKSAALQLQVSQLLVTDREEFASSHLLRIVQGDSLKITQQTAPATPQGVDLRNGRSFQLASDLLQQQKQLPQIEENQPIDENQPIEEYDESLEPVEETEQLNPNSNPLRLPTNADEVRVDEVVPITLEQAVDLARQNNQSLREARLNLNQAQAQLQEALGAEFPTLSLQADFQRSTSATSEIGASVAENNFTTTSDGVTTDLNTTLQLNYDIYTGGQRSAQIRLAESQVRTQELAVEQAAEQLRFDVTDAYYSVQEADSQVEIARAAVADAEQSLRDAQLLEQAGLGTRFDVLQAEVDLANEEQNLTRAISQRRISRRQLVETLGLGQQIEVTAATPPEVAGTWDLSMEESIILAYQNRAELEQQLEQREIAQENQVIALAGIRPQVSLFTRYNVRDIIDDSGGGVTGAGDGLAIGAQLQWTLYDGGQARARARQAEENAAIAENQFDQFRNQIRREVEQAFYNLQANEQNIDTAEIAVEQAEESLRLARLRFQAGVGTQTDVINAQSALTQARGNLLTAIINYNRSLAALQRSVSNFPDGRLFDTP